Genomic segment of Rhinoderma darwinii isolate aRhiDar2 chromosome 12, aRhiDar2.hap1, whole genome shotgun sequence:
ATCCTAAAGGCTACTCCTCCTGTGACTTCTTGTGGACGATGCGTCACATGACCTGTGACATTCGCATAAGGGAGCGTTCCTGAAAGAGCCACAGAAGACACAAGAGAAAGGACATATCGTTCTAGGGGCGGATAGAAGAGGAAGTGTCACGTTAACAGTGATTTTTCGTTTTCTCGGTgcactctgaaaaaaaaaaaaaatttcctatcctccgttatttagatattggtggcattatatttggcacccgatttttaaataaccccctgaactgtcaattgggtgtgtaattggcaagggggcgtgtaacatcgctgtgatactgtccaatcagctacggacagtgccatagcaagagctggagagaggagtgtGCGAGCGCACGCACGCAGCTCCGTGCTAAGCACACTCGCTCACGGCAgacaagagatcagtcttgtcgtttgTCTGGCGAGAACTTTAAGAGAGAGTGTGAAAGTGTGCATGCGCGCACACATGTACGTGCGCTCTATCCtcactccagctcttgctgtggtacGGTCCGTAGCGGCaacgttacacgcccccttgccaaatacacgccccattgaccattcagggggttatttaaatataaatggtaccaatatctaaataacagaggaggaaaggaaaaaaaatgtaaagtgccccagggtttgtgcaccccttcccattacatgctgcacctgtatgggcaggtgacaggttctctttacgtCAGGAGCTTACCCAGGGCTAGAGTACTTATTTGGGCAATGTCACTTGCACAAAACCGCTCTGTGcagtggctctctgctctggctcctaGTGGAGGGGCCTGACCGGGAGTCCCATCtcaatgacatccatatgcccgaaTAAACACGGAATTCTGATCTAGGCTTTCAATTAAAGGCTTTGGACACCTTTGCAATGAAATTTTATAATTGATTTGCTTCCTAGATGCAAAATTAAACAACTCTCAAAAGAGTCCGTTAAAAAccctaccattttgctgctgtagagtctgtttAACTCCTTTACATAGCTGGTTGTCCTGCTGCTTATTCATGTATTTTATTCATTTGTATAGCGCCAACTTATTCTACAGTGTTGTATATAGTAATCACTCACATCGGTCCCGGTCCTCattggagcttacaatctacattCCAAATAAGCCTAATGATTttgaagtgtgggaggaaacgggagtgcctggaggaaacccacgcaaacacgggaagaacatacaaactccatgcaaatgTTGTCCTTGGTCGGATTCAAACCTATAAACCCAGCGCAGTAAGGCAAAAGTTATTGCGGACGGGTGCTGACACCTGCTTTCTTTGCTCTACACCCTCACTTTTCTTAGTGTTAGATATAACagtagggaggaggaggagaagaaggttgTACATGGCAGATCAGAGTGCAGAGAGTGAGGAAAGTATCCAGgaagggcagatcacacaggctgtccGTATAGGGTGAAAATAAAGAGCACACATGGCAGTCTGCAGGGAGTGAAGCACACAGGCTGTAAATCAGTATATAAAAGAACCCACGGCAGAGTCTGCTGGGGAAGGTAGGGGGAAAATCAACCTCCTCAGCATCAGTGCTGGTCAGCACAAGGGAGAAGAGATCCCTCATGAGCTGTAGAAAGAGAAAGCAGTACAGAAATGAacctgtgctgatacatgagataGTGAATGCTGCAGCATCCTGGAATCAGACCTCAACATCCAGCATGTAATCCTGGGagggacatgaaaaaaaaaaaaagtgaatattgAATATCAGGGGTGTGAAAGTGAATGAAGGATTGAGGATTACagcttgcaactttttttttatttttttatttaactccaggtaaccactaacctgtaaaaatataatatattttttttttacataaaaggtGTCTGTATtctattaggctatattcacacattaGGAATTCGTGAAACAGCATCTGTTTTCGGTTTTGCtttgctggtgtgtgtgtgtggggggagggggtcTTTTTTATAGAACAAAGAAAAACTGATATGCTTAAAAAGGGATGGAAATTGATGTGCATCCATGTTAATTCACTGTAATTTAATCCAATTGCACATATGCCGTTAAATGGATTACATGGTGTCAACATAGCCTTACAAAGAAAATGAGAAATTATTTTGCTGAACTTACAAACTTGAGGCAAATATTGAGATAGCGCAGATCTCCATAATACTTCTGCTCTTGGTGGAATATCCTGACCGCTCTCTCTAGCAGTGGAGACAAGTTGCTCTCTTTACCTCCCTGGGGATATGCTTGTTCTGCCCATTTTATATACCTACAACATAGAATAAGTTCAAGTATGAGAACGGTTTTTAACAATCCGATAGCTAGCACAGGGATTGCACAGGATCAtaaaaacatggcggctttcttccaaaaaacacTGCTACAGccgcccacaggttgtgtgtggtactgcagctcagcgccATGTTGAGCAGCCATGATTTCCTTATCCTGTACAACCACTTTAAAATGAAAACCtctatgaataaaataaaaaaaatgatagagtTATACTAGTGGGCACAATGACCTCCACTAAACACCCAAAGTGCCAATAAGAGGGACTGAAAAGCAAGAACTTCCTGGTTATGTGATCACATGATCCCTCTTAGCCAGTCAGCAGTTAAGAAAAGGATCATATGATGGAGTTTGAGAAGTCCTGCTCACATGGGTTTAGGGTAATGGTTTCCACTTTCTCGGCATAAAACAGATGCATAAAACCTTTTCCAGGTCACTCATCTATGAagtcttctaaaaaaaataaaaaaaaatggcactttTCTGGAGCTCCGTCCTACCCATTCACAAATCAAAGGTTTAAAGATTATGACATTCTTGACAGCAAAAGCAGTCCCCACAGAGGGGCCACAATATTCTCAAATAAGGACAGCAATGTAATGATTATGCTTTACAGGATTTCATCCCCCATGGCTTCTCCACCAAGTCATGCTGTaaaccccctcctttatccttctTCCATAATCCCCATATGCTTAGTAATGACTCTTGTAACTCGACCTCATACAAATAAGTGCAATATGACGGTCAATGAAAACAACTTTcttttaggtgattttttttctgtaaaattgaaatgaaacaaaataaaaacttctctCCATACAAGCACCCCATCTATCCTGTGCTCACTTACAATGCACCAACAAACTATTAGCCAACCTAAATATCATTACTGTTATAGAAGAGTCCATCAACAATTGACATACCGGTCCCAAACATCCAAAGGATCATCTCCAGTGTAAAAGTGAAGTTCCAATTCAAaggcccttaaaaaaaaaaagaactaaatgAATAAAGAACCAAAacattatccctccatgttttgGCAATACAAATATTGGTTACACATCTCAGCTTTTTTAGGCGCTTATTTCATGTCACTATAGATCCTTCATCCACTGATCCCCCTATATAATCATATACTACAAAGACGTGGAGGATCTCGTTGTAAGACGGCTTCAGatggaaacaattttttttttgttgcatttgtgACCATTTTAGTTTTGTTAGTAAATTTTTAAACGGAGGAGCCCATGGCACCTAAGCACATGGCCGAGGAACATTCTGGTGAATAGGCACTTACAGCTCCCGCACATGTTgcataaatgctgcagaaattgacCCACGGCGCAGATTCTCAATTTGCAGCATTTCAACTTATCTTGCGTAAAACGCTGCAGACTTTCGGTACGGAGATTCTACAGGAGCTCTAAGGCGGAGGTCTCCAACCGGTGACACTACAGCCGTTGTGGGACTACAAGGCCTTACATGTCACTCAGAGCACGTGGGTAAGTCACATGCGGACTTGAGTATGTTCACactagtgtcagggatcattaccatgtatattgtttgcaaaaatattatcctcacacatatgtatatacatttcagttctttgtgtaatatactgatatatatataacaagttctttgttcatgacggacacacctatggaagacaccgccccctggaatgcaagaagagtgtacagaagaacttgcagctgagaagccggtgggggcttgggcactcccacatccctagTGAGGGAGCATGTgtcttttcctgtgtttctttgttctgaataaagttagttcgcttcctgtcctatctgaggaaagctgtgtaccaacatctctttggctggtttacttctttccaggcatgccttcagctttcaatttacagaggtggttattcggtgtggaataacagggagaaggaagctaccctgaaattCGGACTTGACACTAGTATCATGGCTTACATTTTATGTGAACGATGATGGAAATGATGAATCCGTTTTGCAAAGGATCCGGATAGATCCAATTAACTCACGATGGGTCCATCAGATTTTACGGTTTACTATGCTATCCGGGTTGTCACGGAGAACCGGAAAATAAATTAttgaagtgtgaacatagcccaactcATGTTATTTTACCCTCCCCAGAACATACATATTTATTGCCAGTGGAGAAGTAACTGGAGGAACGGTTTGTAACATGCTGATACAATATACAGGTGTATACACGGTAATGACTCCTCCTTGGACTCTCCTGATGTAGTAGTTATTGTCTGTTTAGTGAATTACTCACTGTTTCCTTTGCAGGATGGCATTATGGTTGGCATGGACTTGCTGGGAGAGAACCTCCTGCAGAGTCGACATATCCCTCCCATGTCGAAGAGGTTGAACATTTTCCTTACTGAGTTCCCACTCATCTCCGTCCTGTGCCATACTCTGCTGTACAAACGGATACAAAATATTGTAAAGATAACAGGTATATCAGCAATGACCAATATCTTCCCTATGATACATCTGCATCGGAGGCATCATTCAGGGCCGCTGTCGCAGATTCCGTAAAATTTGACAGGGAAAacggtgcagcatgctgcactatattCTCCTATCAAAAAAATACACCTTGGCGGAACTcactgtaagtcaatggggtctgtcaggcatGTTGGTATTTGCGGTGTGACGGATCCTGAACGCTTTGAAAACCGAAACACCAACGCAGATGTTTACAAAGACTAAAGCTGAGAAGCTCGCTGTGAAATACTGGGGATGAGCATGTATTACATGATGGCCCATAGATTTTAGTGGCCACTGAGTAACACTAAATTTCTTCAGCTAATTTTAGTATCCCCATGGTCACGTGGCTGCACCTATTCCTTTCATTTGTACACATAACTGAATGACTAtaggagaaagagaaagagagagaggggggggagaaagagagagagggggggaggagaaagagagaggagagagagagagagagagaggggggaggagagagagagagagagggggggaggagagagagagagagagaggggggaggagagagagggggggaggagagagagagagagggggagggagagagagagagagggggagggagagagagagagggggggagagagaggggaggagagagagagggggggagagagagagggggggagagagagagggggggaggagagagagagagagggggggaggagagagagagggagagatagagagagagggggggaggagagagagggagagagagagagagggagagagagagagggagagagagggagagagaagatTGCGCCTGTCGAGGGAGACTGTCCGCTACGTAAGAGAGGTAAGGTGTTAGCTCATTGGTCCAGTGTCCATGTGCAGAATACCAAGGAACTGATATCCAATGAACTGAAATTAATTCATCTCTGTAGACGGCTGTGAATGCAATGGCCCCACACGTAGCAATTGTGTGtcagttgtgatttttttttggggatgtttgtggagtttgaaacggaagctgtggtttcactttcaatttccgttgcggggttcacccgatggaaaccacagacggaaccccggaacagaaagcgaacggtgatgtgaacaggcccttacattgaCACCAGTGATAAAGAACCATCCATTACACATCCATTTTTTTGAATAGagaaattacggcacgtttttatgggcccatggacttctattggccacgtgtacctccccgtatgcttacgggaaggtgtcgggccgttgaaaaattatagaacatgtcctatttcaggccgtaattacggcacgggcagcccataggagtctatggggctcccgtaattacgggtgactacgtgtgtgcacccgtaattacaggagcgttgctaggcgacaacagtaaatagtcactgtccagggtgctgaaagcgttaaacgatcagcagtaactctcagcacccgggacagaaactaccgatcaaatatagataaagctgtaaaaaaaaaaaaaaaaaaaaagacattcatatttacccagaactccctgcttcttcctcaagtccggcctcctgggatgacgttacagccaatcacaggccaatcactggttgcagcggtcacatggactgccgcgtcatccagggaggtcgggctggatgtgaagagaggggttatgaatttcttttacttttattacggtaagggctgtcccttctctctattctgcactgatagagagaaggggctgccgattagcgcagcgcaattttgcagagaaaacgtgcccggaaatacgggtgcaatacgggtcgcatacgtgtgaccaaggacccgtatttacgggtggacaaaaatacgttcgtgtgcatggggcctaagagattaTACAACgaaagtgtgaatttagccttacatTTTAGGCCAGTCTGCTGGGGACGTGCAGATGCAACGGTTATAAATGTTGTAGATTAGAAAAAATGTGCTACAGCCAAAGCTGTGCCCATGACCCCGCGCCTCCGCGAATAAAATAAGCCTGTTCTTAAAAATGCACATGTGCCCATCGCAGAGATAaggatatacacacatatataccacacacGGTGTATACCCTCCACAACGCCCCTCCCCAAAGTCACTGTCTCCCAAGATCAGCCCATTGGTAGAGAATTGAAAGgcaattatacattatatacactccgTTGTATAAGTACTGATAACGCCTACTCACATATTGCTTATAAACCCTCCCCCCAGGTTACAGTGCACATAATCTACGACATGGAGGGCAAACTGTGGCAGCGCCGCTACAGGGTCCAGCGGGGGGCGGCGCACACCACGAGCTGCCCTCCATCACTAGCGATATATTCCACCGGCACATCACGTCACTCACCGCCCGTGCAGTTATCTCCGCAGCTCAAGGAGTCTACGCCGCTACACAAACCAGATTTGAAATAAAGTAACTGTTGTCTGATTGGTCTACTACGAGACCTGTCACGTGACGCGCCTGCCCACCGCAGCTGTCTTCTCGAGTACCTTGAGATGATTTGCTAAAACATACCACGTGATTGTAAAGGAAGCACAAAAGCATCTTGGGAGATGTAGTCTTTCATTTAGCTGTTCGGCGGCGCGCGCTGTTCCATGGAGTTCCCTGGAGAGGAATGATTATGTCAGTTTTCCTGTAGGATGAAATAATTCCTTCATATTTGACACTTTTATGCATGGGCCCGACCTTTAGTAATGGAAGCAGCCGAATGGTTTAGCTAATTTGGTGGTGCATTTTAGGTACACTGAGCATGTGACTACAGCCAACGCTGGAAAACGACTTccaagaccgtgtggcctaaataatacggcgcggccccatgcacacgtccgtatttttcatccgttattacggacccattcatttcaatcacgctatagggaaaaaggaaacaaagcgcacatagtgcatgagcctgtattaggtgagaacaaaaggaaaaaagtggtcaattgtgctgacctgatgttgttatgctcggagcataacatcccaaggtgcgtgtccaagttagacttaggtagagacagttgcagcccaaattccggtttgaagattggtaaaaatccactatgtagatccaggagatagggagataaaaaatggaatatccgagggcgcagctgtactggaaatggcttttatttgtacaacaacaacaacaatgtgtttcaaggccgtaccggcctcttcgtcaggttaggtacaagtgttaggtctattcatgatgactgtgcatttatagctggcctaggaatcagtaccgggttaagttacaggtcaaaggtcaaaggtcaattgtgtaagcaaggtacggcagtgaggtataaaaataaaaattattcatttagaaacaaaacagtttttcattcatattaaaggtatagacaaagatacaaaacaaggatcgtaggttcaaaaatatgaataagcatttttttacagaatgataataatataaaaataataatattaaataaaacaatgattaaaaaacattaatgacaatatgtataaaagtatgtataaaaagatcatagatgcatttcaagtggaatgtctccgcagtgtgtttattcgttagttgtagtatgaagttttttattattgttttgtattttcaatttaaaacatcgtttattccaaactgtcagtggtgtgtatcatcgtcctggtgatatgacgctcctaggtatgagtcatattagcaaagtgcggtaatgaagtgtgtaagttgttccctatcagagagcagacccgttttacattaatattcaaaattagtgcaaaaagatagaataagcatctcatatataatcatggaaaaagtgatttagaaacatgtagaaatatatgtagaaatatatacaaaagcctattagagatggagcatctttgaaatgtgtatttattcaatgggggtgtttattttttgtttatatgtacttcaaatgtttggtgcttatattttagagtatcgttctttcagagctgtcagtggtgtgtatcgttgtcatggtgatttgacgctcctgggtatgagtcattcatgcagagagtgctgctgccgactcAGAGAAGGGAGCCGTGCGGTTCGAGGAAGATTGATCGGAACAAGAATACACAGCAGCCACGGGTGAGAGAATTGCCTGTATTATAGCGCACAAATGTTGGTATattcgtttgtatatatatatataggatgattCCTATATATGTTGCTCTTAGGGTTGTGAAAACGGAGTTACATAATGGTCTCTGTTACTTCATTGAGACCTGTTGGTTTTAATGTCTTGAGTTTATACATCCAGAAGATTTCTCTTCTGCAAAGAATATTATAACGGtctctttggttttccttaaTGTGATCGATCGGGGTGATGGTGAAGCAGTTAAAATCACTATCATGTGCTAGTGTGCAATGTCTGGATATACTGTGGAGTAAAAATTTCTTTTTGCAGTTGGATCTATGTTTGTTTAATCGACAATGTAAGGGTTGGATTGTTCTTCCCACGTATTGAACTCCACATTTACAGTTTATGAGATAAATCACGAATTTTGACTGACAGTTTAAGTTTTCAttgatgttaaatacttttcctGTTTGTTGAGACCGGAAAGTGTGTGTTTTATCAGTAATCGATTGACAGCACAGGCACCTAGTTGTTCCGCATTTAAAGCTGCCTATTTCAGATGAttgattctgttgttgtattttCCGTTTAGAATTGTCTTTTATTCCTGAGAGGTTCACTCTACTTGGGGCTAGGATGTTTTTAATAGTTCTCGCTCTTCTGAAAGTAGTTATAGCTTTTGCTGGTAGAATTTTCTGAAGAAAGGGATCAGTTTGGAgtacatgccagtgtttgttgAGAATGTCTCCTATTCTTTTGTatgatgtattgtattgtgtaatGAAGTTAAAACCAAAGTTCATAGTTGTTTTGCTATGTTCTTGTGTGGTTATTTGGTCACTAGTAgatggttgtggaagacagtcctCCTGGttgagaatttcagtttttttataggCATCAGTTAAAAGTGTCTTTGGATAGCCTTTCTCCTTAAAGCGTTTGTATAATATTCGACTCTGTTTCTTGAAATCTGTTTTAAGTGTACagttttttcttattctcttgtaTTGGCTATAAGGGATGTTCTTGAGCCATTTTGG
This window contains:
- the LOC142664696 gene encoding mitotic checkpoint serine/threonine-protein kinase BUB1 beta-like produces the protein MAQDGDEWELSKENVQPLRHGRDMSTLQEVLSQQVHANHNAILQRKQAFELELHFYTGDDPLDVWDRYIKWAEQAYPQGGKESNLSPLLERAVRIFHQEQKYYGDLRYLNICLKFVSSAK